GTTTGCCGACATACTGGGGGTGGTTCTGGTCTATATTTTCAGGCTCGCGTGTCGTGAAGGCAGCGTACCGATAATTAGAGAATTGTTTCTGTAACTGGTCCTGTTGATCCAGATAACCGAGGTCTCCTTTGTAGCGTACACAGGTCATGGAGACGATTTTTCCGGTGTGCCCCCGTTTGAGTAACTCCACGCTCATCGAGTTGTGAGGAGCCTCACCCGTGCCTGTTCCGGCAAAAATGACATTGTCATCGGATTGAATCGGCTTGAGTGTGTAAGTTCCCACAGGTTTCTTGCCCAGATGCAACCGGTCTCCTTCTTTCAGAGAAAACAGGCGGGGCGTCAGTGGTGGATCGTCTGAATCGGGACGTAATACGAGCGTGATATAAAATTCCAGATAGTCGATCTGATCATTGGCAAGCAGATTCCCCTGCGCATCGAGCATGGGGCAGGAGATGGAATAAGCGCGGCGGATGAGTTTAGGCTTTGGTAGTTCCGCCAGCGGACCTCCATCAACCCGCGATTCCCAGGAACCTAAACCGAGCGTCGTATATTGACCACCTGAGAAGCTGGGAACCTCTGCATCAGGTTTGACTCGCACGATCATCAAATGATCGTGTGGCTTGCGCAATTCTTGAATCGTTGCGTTGTAATGCTTGTTGACTAGTTCTTCAATTTGAGGAGTCGATGGCCCGGGCGGAGGGTTCGATGGATTCATGACACTCCCTGTCGCGCTTGACTGCCACAAAAAACAGTGGCAGTTTTATATTGGAATGTGGAATTGATTGTTCTTCAGGTTAAAAACAAACGTTTTTTTTCATTTGTACCCTCGTAGATTGAATTATCAAAATGGGTGACAAATGGATAATTTTATGCGTATCTCTAAATCAAGTTCTTTCCTCTATCACTTTTTCAGGCCAGATTGTCAAGTCTGATGGACGGTTTAATAACAGTCTGTTTCATTTCGAACCGCATTCGGTGTAGATATCAGATTTGGAAGGGG
This genomic interval from Gimesia alba contains the following:
- a CDS encoding ferredoxin--NADP reductase, which gives rise to MNPSNPPPGPSTPQIEELVNKHYNATIQELRKPHDHLMIVRVKPDAEVPSFSGGQYTTLGLGSWESRVDGGPLAELPKPKLIRRAYSISCPMLDAQGNLLANDQIDYLEFYITLVLRPDSDDPPLTPRLFSLKEGDRLHLGKKPVGTYTLKPIQSDDNVIFAGTGTGEAPHNSMSVELLKRGHTGKIVSMTCVRYKGDLGYLDQQDQLQKQFSNYRYAAFTTREPENIDQNHPQYVGKQYLQDIIHPEKFQEQFGWTPNPEQTHVFLCGNPSMIGLPEKDEQGTLVFPQPKGMVELLSEQGYQLTTAKNPGNIHFEKYW